From a region of the Epinephelus fuscoguttatus linkage group LG21, E.fuscoguttatus.final_Chr_v1 genome:
- the cbln2b gene encoding cerebellin-2b, which translates to MVPARCPGPCAMLALVLLLGCGVAFCLGQNDTEPIVLEGKCLVVCDSNPSSDGAVTSSLGISVRSAGAKVAFSAVRGTNHEPSEMSNTSMTIYFDQVLVNIGNHFDLKASVFQAPRRGIYSFSFHVVKVYNRQTIQVNLMQNDYPVISAFAGDQDVTREAASNGVLLMVEREDRVYLKLERGTLMGGWKYSTFSGFLVFPL; encoded by the exons ATGGTGCCCGCGCGCTGCCCGGGACCCTGTGCCATGCTGGCACTGGTCCTCCTCTTGGGATGCGGCGTGGCTTTCTGCCTCGGCCAGAACGACACGGAGCCCATCGTGCTCGAAGGGAAGTGTCTTGTGGTGTGCGACTCGAACCCTTCTTCTGATGGAGCGGTCACCTCCTCGCTTGGCATTTCAGTCCGCTCCGCTGGGGCAAAGGTGGCTTTTTCCGCCGTGCGTGGAACCAACCACGAGCCGTCAGAGATGAGCAACACGTCTATGACCATCTACTTTGACCAG GTTTTAGTGAACATCGGCAACCATTTCGATCTCAAAGCGAGTGTTTTCCAGGCTCCAAGGAGGGGGATATATAGTTTCAGCTTTCACGTGGTGAAGGTCTACAACAGACAAACCATACAG GTGAACCTGATGCAGAATGATTATCCCGTTATATCAGCATTCGCCGGTGACCAGGACGTAACGAGAGAGGCGGCCAGCAACGGAGTACTGCTGATGGTTGAACGGGAGGACCGCGTCTATCTGAAGCTGGAACGGGGCACCTTAATGGGCGGATGGAAATACTCCACCTTCTCAGGCTTTCTAGTCTTTCCT